Proteins encoded by one window of Bacteroidota bacterium:
- a CDS encoding DUF1203 domain-containing protein, whose protein sequence is MTNFRIAGLPAAQFEHLHQLSNTALAKINAQRCVVEEKPGYPCRVSLIDAEIGETVYLLPYCHQPDSSPYQAVGPIFVRANAVTTQLQENEIPLMLRHRTLSLRGYDSGDMMIETRIANGEKLEMVLDELFQCAAVDYVHIHNAGPGCFNCRVDRVVVQPSGNRRL, encoded by the coding sequence ATGACAAATTTCCGTATTGCGGGTTTGCCCGCTGCACAATTTGAACACTTGCACCAACTTTCAAACACTGCCCTTGCTAAAATCAACGCACAAAGATGCGTGGTAGAAGAGAAGCCCGGCTACCCGTGCCGGGTGAGCCTGATAGATGCCGAGATTGGAGAGACCGTTTACCTATTGCCATACTGCCATCAACCAGATAGCTCTCCATATCAGGCTGTGGGACCCATCTTTGTGAGAGCAAATGCAGTAACCACCCAGTTGCAAGAAAACGAAATCCCATTGATGCTCAGGCATCGAACATTGTCTCTTCGCGGGTACGATTCAGGAGATATGATGATTGAAACCCGCATAGCCAATGGAGAAAAACTTGAGATGGTATTGGACGAGCTATTTCAATGCGCCGCAGTTGATTATGTCCATATCCACAATGCAGGTCCAGGCTGCTTCAATTGCCGCGTGGATCGGGTGGTTGTACAACCGTCAGGTAACAGAAGATTATGA
- the modA gene encoding molybdate ABC transporter substrate-binding protein encodes MKLHPQGIFPLMTISVLCMLLWAGCVLRGESQPTNQTPRQSLNVFAAASLADAFSEIARAFEGQHPGLEVVLNFAGSQQLAAQISQGAPADVFASANHGQMQRAITSGRIQAEAPTTFARNHLVVVVPTRNPSRIYTLADLSRSGLQLVIADAVVPAGQYTRKFLTQAASLHPDYSKLVLANVVSFEQSVRAVLTKVQLAEADAGVVYESDLSKTSAVTPLYIPDSLNATAMYPIAPLHNSPMDSLARVFVAFVQAPDGQAILKRHGFKAPEEE; translated from the coding sequence ATGAAGTTGCACCCCCAAGGCATATTCCCTCTGATGACCATTTCAGTATTGTGCATGCTGTTATGGGCCGGGTGTGTGCTGCGCGGTGAAAGCCAGCCCACAAACCAAACACCCCGGCAATCTTTAAACGTGTTTGCCGCAGCTTCTCTTGCTGATGCATTTAGTGAAATTGCACGGGCATTTGAGGGCCAGCATCCCGGACTGGAGGTTGTGCTCAACTTTGCCGGCTCCCAACAACTCGCAGCACAAATAAGCCAGGGTGCACCAGCAGACGTATTTGCAAGCGCCAACCACGGGCAAATGCAACGTGCCATCACAAGTGGACGAATTCAAGCGGAGGCGCCAACTACCTTTGCCCGAAACCACCTCGTTGTTGTTGTACCAACCCGTAACCCATCCCGGATTTACACACTTGCTGACCTTTCGAGAAGCGGATTGCAATTGGTTATCGCTGACGCCGTGGTGCCGGCAGGGCAGTATACCCGCAAATTCCTCACGCAAGCCGCCTCGCTACACCCGGATTACAGTAAGCTGGTGCTTGCCAATGTGGTGTCTTTCGAGCAAAGTGTGCGCGCCGTACTTACAAAGGTACAACTGGCTGAAGCTGACGCCGGCGTTGTTTATGAAAGCGATCTCTCAAAAACATCAGCAGTCACACCACTCTACATCCCAGACTCCCTGAATGCTACCGCCATGTACCCCATTGCACCGCTACACAATAGCCCAATGGACAGCCTCGCGCGGGTATTTGTAGCATTTGTGCAGGCACCTGATGGGCAGGCCATTCTCAAACGCCACGGATTCAAAGCGCCCGAAGAGGAGTGA
- a CDS encoding response regulator has protein sequence MSNETVPSAAQPASSEVGGPVMVSAMHHLAQVVSKLPHYIFWKDRQSVYFGCNQNFAEVAGLSSPEEIVGKTDYDLPWTREETESYRAHDKRVMDSGKPEYEIIEPQLQADGRKAWLVTNKIPLKDQAGNIIGILGTFEDITQHKDQADELQRHRTRLTQLISELEDTNTQLVKADLTKSQFLANMSHEIRTPMNGVIGMTSLLLDSNLTEDQRGFVDIIRASGESLLTIINDILDFSKIEAGKLVLESHPFDLHTCVSEALDLVAPSASAKGLELLYYIDATVHPVINSDITRLRQILVNLLSNAVKFTDEGEILVSVSAKPDQDESAPDKNLYQVEFAVKDTGIGIPADRVDSLFDAFSQVDASTTRKYGGTGLGLAISLQLANLLGGGLRVESTAGSGSIFYLTITAEAIADAPKNDTSILNGKTALIVDDNATNRTILSAMTTSWQMQPTAVASGAEALGLINSGHQFDIALLDYQMPQMDGLSLAKTLSHHGMVDNMPLVMLSSIGERQANTTDLIDHWLTKPAKHDQLQRVLAKLLGNGENTYPTTTQPQILSAQTDFSTLRILLAEDNVINQKVALRMLKRIGCHVDVAANGLETLQALTQIPYDIVLMDMMMPEMDGLEATRQIRQRATSHQPYIIALTANAMEEDRNKCLDAGMDDYLAKPIRIAEVELALKTFLEKPKA, from the coding sequence GTGAGCAACGAAACTGTACCAAGCGCGGCACAACCCGCCAGTTCAGAAGTTGGCGGGCCAGTTATGGTAAGCGCCATGCACCATCTAGCGCAGGTGGTTTCCAAGTTACCCCATTACATTTTCTGGAAAGACAGGCAATCGGTTTATTTTGGGTGCAACCAAAACTTTGCAGAAGTGGCCGGCCTCTCATCCCCCGAAGAAATTGTTGGCAAAACCGACTACGATTTACCATGGACGCGGGAAGAAACGGAGTCGTATCGCGCACATGACAAACGCGTTATGGATTCCGGCAAACCCGAATACGAAATAATTGAACCACAATTACAGGCAGACGGCCGTAAAGCCTGGTTGGTCACAAACAAAATCCCCCTCAAGGATCAAGCAGGGAATATCATCGGCATCCTCGGCACATTTGAAGACATAACCCAGCACAAAGACCAGGCAGACGAACTGCAACGCCACCGTACCCGGCTCACACAGCTTATTTCAGAATTGGAAGACACCAATACCCAACTTGTTAAAGCTGATTTAACCAAGAGCCAGTTCCTGGCCAATATGAGCCATGAGATTCGCACACCAATGAATGGCGTAATTGGCATGACTTCTCTTCTGCTAGATAGCAATCTTACAGAAGATCAACGTGGATTTGTCGATATCATCCGGGCCAGTGGTGAGTCCTTGCTGACTATCATCAACGACATTCTCGATTTTTCAAAAATTGAGGCCGGCAAACTGGTCCTGGAATCACACCCGTTTGACCTGCACACCTGCGTTTCCGAAGCACTGGATCTTGTAGCGCCGTCCGCATCAGCCAAAGGGTTGGAATTGTTGTATTACATCGATGCTACTGTACACCCGGTTATCAACAGCGATATCACCAGGCTCAGACAAATTCTGGTCAATCTGTTATCCAATGCCGTAAAATTTACGGACGAAGGAGAGATCCTGGTCTCGGTCAGTGCAAAGCCCGACCAGGATGAATCGGCGCCAGACAAAAACCTGTACCAGGTAGAATTTGCAGTAAAAGACACCGGCATAGGCATTCCGGCTGATCGAGTGGATAGCCTTTTTGATGCATTCAGCCAGGTTGATGCCTCTACTACCAGGAAATACGGGGGTACGGGCCTTGGTCTTGCCATTAGTTTGCAGCTTGCCAATTTACTCGGCGGTGGCTTACGGGTTGAAAGTACTGCTGGCAGCGGTTCTATTTTCTACCTAACCATAACTGCAGAAGCAATAGCCGATGCGCCAAAAAATGACACGTCCATCCTCAACGGAAAAACAGCGCTAATCGTTGACGACAACGCAACAAACAGAACCATCCTCTCTGCCATGACAACATCGTGGCAAATGCAGCCTACTGCCGTAGCCTCAGGTGCAGAAGCCCTGGGCCTGATTAACAGCGGACATCAGTTTGACATTGCGCTGCTAGATTACCAGATGCCTCAAATGGATGGCCTCTCACTTGCCAAGACGTTGTCTCATCATGGCATGGTGGACAACATGCCCCTCGTTATGCTCAGTTCCATCGGGGAGCGTCAGGCCAACACGACCGACTTAATTGACCACTGGCTCACCAAACCGGCAAAACACGACCAACTCCAGCGCGTGCTCGCCAAATTACTCGGCAATGGCGAAAATACTTACCCAACCACCACACAGCCCCAAATACTATCTGCCCAAACGGATTTCTCTACGCTCCGCATATTGCTTGCTGAAGATAATGTGATCAACCAAAAAGTTGCCCTGCGGATGCTGAAACGCATAGGATGTCATGTTGATGTTGCGGCTAATGGACTTGAGACGTTGCAGGCCCTGACTCAAATTCCTTACGATATTGTATTGATGGACATGATGATGCCCGAGATGGATGGGCTAGAAGCTACAAGGCAAATCAGGCAGCGTGCAACCAGCCATCAGCCTTATATCATCGCATTAACGGCCAATGCAATGGAGGAAGATCGTAACAAGTGCCTCGATGCCGGCATGGATGATTATCTTGCCAAGCCCATCCGAATAGCAGAAGTAGAACTGGCCCTTAAAACTTTTCTGGAAAAACCCAAAGCATAG
- a CDS encoding AGE family epimerase/isomerase — translation MRQAPRFLFLLCVLLCIACTAEPASSPTDTQQASGYPISPEKLAGLADAIANQEQTLLATWYPLVVDPVNGGYHSNFDADWQLMQDQPKMIVTQARHVWTASQAFMRYPADSLYLGVARHGYNFLRDHMWDAQHGGFYTLVDQQGNAILNGHNGYKRAYGNAFGIYALSAFAKASGDPEVLDFAKRAFQWLDQHSYDTVYGGYYQFMTRAGKASHKGYAGTPPKDQNSSIHLLEAFTALYDVWPDPTVRARLEEMLVLIRDTMVLDNKYLQLFFDKEWHPVSYRDSSDATRKANLYFDHVSVGHDVETAFLMQEAAHALGIPDESTMLVGKSMVDHALEVGWDDALGGFYDYVYYLKDSTKATVLGDTKNWWAQAEGLNALLLMHTLYPDDGAAYFDKFAQQWTFINEYLIDHERGGWYSGSIDKEPGRIHSQKSGIWKGNYHTVRALMHTSDMLRTEF, via the coding sequence ATGAGACAGGCCCCCCGCTTCCTGTTCTTGCTATGCGTTTTGTTGTGCATTGCGTGCACTGCAGAACCAGCATCCAGCCCAACTGATACCCAACAAGCATCCGGCTATCCAATTTCTCCAGAAAAGCTTGCCGGCCTTGCTGATGCCATTGCAAACCAGGAGCAAACCCTGCTTGCCACATGGTACCCCCTGGTAGTAGATCCTGTGAATGGAGGGTACCATTCCAATTTTGATGCGGATTGGCAGTTGATGCAAGACCAGCCGAAAATGATTGTAACCCAGGCCCGGCATGTCTGGACTGCATCGCAAGCATTTATGCGCTACCCTGCCGATTCGCTCTATCTCGGTGTTGCACGCCATGGGTATAATTTTCTGCGCGACCACATGTGGGATGCGCAACACGGTGGTTTCTATACGCTCGTTGACCAGCAAGGCAACGCCATTTTAAACGGACACAACGGATACAAGCGGGCCTATGGTAATGCTTTTGGTATCTATGCGCTGTCTGCGTTTGCAAAAGCATCAGGAGACCCGGAGGTATTGGACTTTGCAAAAAGAGCCTTTCAATGGCTCGATCAACACAGCTACGACACGGTGTACGGTGGATACTACCAGTTCATGACCCGCGCCGGCAAAGCCAGCCACAAAGGCTACGCCGGCACACCACCTAAAGACCAGAACAGTTCAATCCATCTGCTCGAAGCATTTACGGCCCTCTATGACGTATGGCCCGACCCAACAGTTCGTGCCCGTCTGGAAGAAATGCTGGTTCTCATTCGAGATACCATGGTCCTCGATAACAAATACCTGCAATTGTTCTTCGATAAAGAATGGCACCCCGTTTCCTACCGGGATTCATCCGATGCGACACGTAAAGCCAACCTGTATTTTGACCATGTTTCTGTTGGCCATGATGTGGAAACTGCGTTCCTGATGCAAGAAGCTGCGCATGCACTCGGCATACCCGACGAATCCACGATGCTAGTAGGTAAATCAATGGTAGACCATGCTCTTGAAGTGGGTTGGGACGACGCGCTCGGTGGGTTTTATGACTACGTTTACTATTTAAAAGACAGTACCAAGGCAACCGTACTCGGGGATACCAAAAACTGGTGGGCGCAGGCAGAAGGCCTGAATGCTTTACTCCTCATGCACACCCTGTACCCCGATGATGGTGCAGCATACTTCGATAAATTTGCGCAGCAGTGGACGTTCATCAATGAATACCTGATTGATCACGAGCGTGGAGGCTGGTACAGCGGAAGCATTGACAAAGAGCCGGGGCGTATTCATAGCCAGAAATCTGGAATTTGGAAAGGGAATTACCACACGGTGCGTGCCCTGATGCACACCAGCGACATGCTTCGAACCGAATTTTAA
- a CDS encoding helix-turn-helix domain-containing protein: MEVRSHCPTNFALEHFGDKWSLLIIRDLMFKGKRHYNEFLQAEEQVSTSVLGNRLRSLQDAGLITRSADTVKKSRIRYSLTMKGIDLLPLMVDMIVWSGQYDAATAAPAAFLEEATQNRDAMLHTLRAALITSHIVS, from the coding sequence ATGGAAGTCCGTTCACACTGCCCAACCAATTTTGCGCTAGAGCACTTTGGAGACAAATGGTCGCTACTCATCATTCGTGACCTGATGTTCAAAGGCAAGCGTCACTACAATGAGTTTTTGCAAGCAGAAGAGCAGGTGTCAACAAGCGTATTAGGAAACCGGCTCCGTAGCCTGCAAGATGCTGGCCTGATAACCCGTTCAGCGGATACTGTGAAGAAGTCGCGGATCAGGTACAGCCTGACCATGAAAGGTATCGATCTGTTGCCGCTGATGGTAGACATGATTGTATGGAGTGGGCAATACGACGCCGCGACAGCAGCGCCGGCTGCATTTCTAGAGGAAGCCACCCAAAACCGCGATGCCATGCTGCATACCCTGCGTGCAGCACTGATAACGTCACACATTGTCTCATGA
- a CDS encoding ABC transporter permease, which translates to MTGSSPLRIGLSWWIMGIPLLIFLAIPLVALLLQTNLDTLIQNLLQPQVYQALWLSLKTSFLSLLVTVTLGTPLAFLLAHRTFPFKRLVDTLVDLPMVLPPAVAGVALLMAFGRNGLIGQYLGVQIPFTQLAVVMAQVFVAAPLYVRAAIIGFNRMDRDLEEAAILDGAQTRDVMRYVTLPVTGPALLGGAALTWARALGEFGATIIFAGNLQGRTQTMPLAIYLGFELDTSMALTLSVLLLAGSFLVLFLLRRTLTPDAS; encoded by the coding sequence ATGACAGGCTCCTCCCCCCTTCGCATTGGACTTTCGTGGTGGATCATGGGAATCCCCCTCCTCATTTTCCTCGCAATCCCTTTGGTCGCCCTGCTGCTCCAAACAAATCTGGATACATTAATACAGAATCTGCTGCAACCTCAAGTTTATCAGGCCCTTTGGTTAAGCCTTAAAACCAGCTTTCTTTCGCTGCTTGTCACCGTAACATTGGGTACGCCCCTGGCCTTCTTGCTGGCACACAGAACGTTTCCCTTTAAACGTCTTGTTGATACGCTTGTGGACCTGCCCATGGTTTTGCCGCCGGCCGTAGCCGGGGTTGCATTGCTCATGGCATTTGGGCGAAATGGACTGATCGGACAATACCTGGGTGTGCAAATTCCGTTTACCCAGCTTGCCGTGGTAATGGCCCAGGTTTTTGTGGCTGCGCCGCTTTATGTACGTGCCGCCATTATTGGCTTCAACCGAATGGACCGCGATCTGGAAGAGGCGGCTATTTTGGATGGCGCCCAAACCCGAGATGTTATGCGGTATGTCACTTTACCTGTTACGGGCCCCGCCTTGCTGGGTGGCGCGGCGCTTACCTGGGCGCGTGCGCTGGGCGAGTTTGGCGCAACCATCATTTTTGCCGGCAATTTGCAGGGTCGTACGCAAACCATGCCCCTCGCCATTTACCTTGGCTTTGAACTGGACACCAGCATGGCCCTTACCCTCTCTGTCCTCCTGCTGGCAGGCTCTTTCCTCGTCCTGTTTTTGTTACGTCGCACCCTTACACCAGACGCGTCATGA